The proteins below are encoded in one region of Pontibacter deserti:
- a CDS encoding isoaspartyl peptidase/L-asparaginase family protein, whose amino-acid sequence MSTRRKFIKISAIGATFLSGGFQFASAFAGSVKQGKGSKPIVISTWDHGIPANEAAWKILSKNGSALDAVEAGVRVPEADPNVRTVGYGGYPDREGKVTLDACIMDKDSNCGSVAFLQNIKHPISVARKVMEDTPHVMLVGEGALQFALSKGFKKENLLTPESEKDWKNWLKESKYKPVINIENHDTIGMLALDANGDLAGACTTSGASFKMHGRVGDSPIIGAGLFVDNEVGAATATGLGEAVIRMVGSHLVVELMRQGNSPEDACRLAVERIISKQKDVKDLQVGFIALNKNGEYGGFCIHKGFNYALQDKSGTKLLDGKSKF is encoded by the coding sequence ATGAGCACCAGACGTAAATTCATAAAAATATCAGCTATAGGCGCTACTTTTTTGAGCGGCGGCTTTCAGTTTGCCAGCGCCTTTGCCGGTTCTGTTAAACAAGGAAAAGGCAGCAAACCCATAGTCATTTCTACCTGGGACCACGGCATACCCGCCAACGAGGCCGCCTGGAAGATTCTATCCAAAAACGGCAGTGCCTTGGATGCGGTAGAGGCAGGTGTACGTGTGCCTGAAGCAGACCCGAATGTGCGTACTGTTGGTTATGGCGGTTACCCGGACCGGGAAGGAAAAGTAACGCTGGATGCCTGCATTATGGATAAGGACAGCAACTGCGGATCTGTAGCCTTCCTGCAGAACATCAAGCACCCTATTTCGGTTGCCCGCAAGGTAATGGAAGATACACCGCATGTGATGTTAGTAGGTGAAGGTGCTTTGCAATTTGCTTTATCCAAAGGATTTAAAAAGGAGAACCTGCTGACTCCTGAGTCTGAAAAGGATTGGAAAAACTGGCTCAAAGAATCAAAGTATAAACCAGTCATTAACATCGAAAACCACGACACCATTGGCATGCTGGCTTTGGATGCTAATGGTGACCTGGCAGGAGCTTGTACCACCAGCGGTGCTTCTTTTAAAATGCACGGGCGCGTGGGGGATTCACCCATTATCGGAGCGGGCTTGTTCGTGGATAATGAAGTAGGAGCTGCCACGGCCACAGGCCTGGGCGAAGCGGTAATCCGGATGGTGGGCAGCCATTTGGTTGTTGAACTCATGCGACAGGGCAATTCCCCGGAAGATGCCTGCCGATTAGCCGTAGAACGTATCATTTCCAAGCAAAAAGATGTGAAAGACCTACAGGTTGGTTTTATTGCCCTGAATAAGAACGGGGAGTATGGCGGCTTCTGCATCCACAAGGGCTTTAACTATGCCTTACAGGATAAATCGGGAACTAAGCTACTGGATGGAAAGAGCAAGTTCTAA
- a CDS encoding copper homeostasis protein CutC, whose product MERASSNLVPVLEICVDSVASALAAEQGGAQRVELCDYLAGGGTTPSTGMIEVVRKSINIGLHVLIRPRRGDFLYSEAEFEVMKKDIALCRELGADGVVIGALTKYGSIDTAGTAELMAQAEPMSITFHRAFDLCADPIKALDDLLALGVDRLLTSGQQETALQGAELIRELHKRAAGKMIIMPGGGVTPANVQELLSITGVREVHASFRKSVASEMQFRQDSPPMFSFKQISEFEQLVADVEQVRAMRATFKV is encoded by the coding sequence ATGGAAAGAGCAAGTTCTAACCTGGTTCCGGTACTGGAAATTTGTGTAGATTCTGTTGCCTCTGCACTGGCTGCCGAGCAAGGCGGGGCACAGCGCGTCGAGCTATGCGATTACCTGGCGGGAGGTGGTACAACACCCAGTACCGGTATGATCGAGGTGGTTCGGAAAAGTATAAATATAGGCCTGCACGTACTCATTCGTCCACGCCGGGGAGATTTTCTGTACTCTGAGGCGGAGTTTGAAGTGATGAAAAAGGATATTGCCCTGTGCCGTGAACTAGGAGCGGATGGTGTAGTGATCGGTGCGCTGACGAAGTATGGAAGTATAGATACTGCCGGAACAGCAGAATTAATGGCGCAGGCCGAACCGATGAGCATTACCTTCCACAGAGCCTTCGATCTTTGTGCTGATCCTATAAAAGCGTTGGATGATTTACTGGCTCTGGGTGTAGATCGCTTGCTCACATCCGGTCAGCAGGAAACAGCACTACAGGGAGCGGAACTGATCCGGGAACTTCATAAAAGAGCTGCGGGAAAAATGATCATTATGCCCGGTGGGGGAGTAACTCCTGCCAATGTACAGGAGTTACTAAGTATAACCGGTGTGCGAGAAGTACATGCCTCCTTTCGCAAATCCGTGGCAAGCGAAATGCAATTCCGCCAAGACTCTCCGCCCATGTTTAGCTTTAAGCAAATTTCAGAGTTCGAGCAGCTGGTAGCCGATGTGGAGCAGGTGAGAGCTATGCGTGCAACTTTTAAGGTATAA
- a CDS encoding GH92 family glycosyl hydrolase — protein sequence MLSKYIPFIKFAAVFAIVISTIAACKSTNKVATSENNASLTQYVDPYIGTGYHGHVFMGANVPFGAVQLGPNNLTEGWDWCSGYHYSDSTIVGFSHTHLSGTGIGDLGDIAVMPTTGTLKLLKGTHKNPEKGFLSLYSHQEETAKPGYYAVKLQRYDIQAELTATERVGFHQYTFPETDQGHIIFDLEEGIGWDQPTETFITQINDSILYGYRYSKGWAADQRVFFAAVFSKPIEGFSSFQVSDSLGNMVAASKGNRIKGVANFATKSGEKIKLKVGISPVSSENALANIKAEIPHWDFNRVAAEADAAWNSELQKVRIKTDTLAQLITFYTALYHTMIAPSVFNDYNGDYRGTDKKVYPKANFTNLTTFSLWDTYRAAHPLFTILQSNRVNDMINSMLAIYQQQGKLPVWHLMGNETNTMVGYSSVPVVADAILKGFNGFDHELAFEAMKATAMGNEFGLAHVKEKGFIPADAEVESVAKGLEYAIADWSIAQVAKKMGKQADYEYFSKRGRNYENYFDKQTRFMRGRVSQNEWRTPFDPFKSAHRKDDYAEGNSWQYTWLVPQDVEGLMNLLGGEEAFAHKLDSLFTAEGDMGEEASNDITGLIGQYAHGNEPSHHITYLYAYAGQPWKTAEKVRFIVDNMYTAKPDGLIGNEDVGQMSAWYIFSSLGFYPVNPANGAYVFGSPAVKQATLTLPNGKILEIEALNNSSENKYIQSITLNGKLYTKSYILHKDLMLGGKLVFEMGNLPSSIWGTAKEDRSKSIVE from the coding sequence ATGCTAAGTAAGTACATCCCCTTTATAAAATTTGCAGCTGTTTTTGCCATTGTTATAAGTACAATTGCAGCATGTAAAAGCACGAATAAAGTTGCGACTTCAGAGAATAATGCCAGCCTTACCCAATATGTAGACCCCTATATTGGTACCGGCTACCACGGGCATGTTTTTATGGGAGCCAATGTGCCGTTTGGAGCAGTGCAACTGGGTCCGAATAACCTGACTGAAGGCTGGGACTGGTGTTCTGGTTATCATTACTCCGACTCTACCATTGTTGGTTTTTCGCACACACACCTGAGCGGCACAGGTATAGGCGATTTGGGTGATATAGCGGTTATGCCAACCACAGGCACACTAAAGCTGCTTAAAGGAACCCATAAAAATCCGGAGAAGGGCTTTTTGTCGCTGTACTCGCACCAGGAAGAAACTGCCAAGCCAGGTTACTATGCCGTAAAGCTACAGCGCTACGATATACAGGCCGAGCTGACGGCCACGGAACGGGTGGGCTTCCATCAGTATACTTTTCCGGAGACTGATCAGGGGCATATCATTTTTGACCTGGAAGAAGGCATTGGCTGGGACCAACCAACCGAAACATTTATTACCCAAATCAACGACAGCATACTTTATGGCTACCGCTACTCTAAGGGCTGGGCCGCAGACCAGCGCGTTTTCTTCGCAGCCGTTTTCTCCAAGCCTATCGAGGGTTTTTCCAGCTTTCAGGTAAGTGATTCGTTGGGTAATATGGTTGCTGCTTCTAAAGGGAACAGAATTAAAGGGGTCGCCAATTTTGCTACAAAGAGTGGTGAAAAGATAAAACTGAAAGTAGGTATCTCTCCTGTAAGTTCCGAGAATGCATTGGCCAACATCAAAGCTGAAATCCCGCATTGGGATTTTAACAGAGTAGCAGCGGAAGCCGATGCTGCCTGGAATAGTGAGTTACAAAAGGTGCGCATAAAAACTGATACACTGGCACAGCTAATAACTTTCTACACTGCGCTGTACCATACCATGATCGCACCCTCTGTTTTCAACGACTACAACGGCGATTACCGTGGCACCGATAAGAAAGTATACCCGAAGGCAAACTTTACAAACTTAACTACTTTCTCCCTCTGGGATACCTACAGAGCAGCACACCCACTATTTACCATCCTTCAATCGAACAGGGTGAATGACATGATCAATTCCATGTTGGCAATTTACCAACAGCAGGGCAAGTTACCGGTGTGGCACCTGATGGGCAACGAGACCAATACCATGGTGGGCTATAGCAGCGTGCCGGTCGTGGCCGATGCCATACTTAAGGGCTTCAACGGTTTTGATCATGAGCTAGCTTTCGAGGCAATGAAAGCCACCGCAATGGGTAATGAGTTTGGTCTGGCACATGTTAAGGAAAAGGGTTTTATACCTGCAGACGCTGAGGTAGAAAGTGTAGCCAAAGGCTTGGAATATGCTATTGCAGACTGGAGCATTGCACAGGTTGCTAAGAAGATGGGCAAACAGGCGGACTACGAATACTTCAGCAAGCGCGGCAGAAACTACGAAAACTACTTCGACAAACAGACCCGTTTTATGCGTGGCCGCGTTTCGCAGAACGAGTGGCGCACACCATTCGATCCGTTCAAGTCGGCCCACCGCAAAGATGATTATGCCGAAGGAAATTCATGGCAATATACCTGGCTGGTGCCACAGGATGTGGAAGGGCTGATGAACTTATTGGGCGGCGAGGAAGCCTTTGCTCATAAACTCGATTCGCTGTTTACCGCTGAAGGCGACATGGGCGAAGAAGCGTCTAACGACATAACCGGTTTGATTGGGCAATACGCACATGGCAACGAGCCCAGTCACCACATTACTTACCTGTACGCCTATGCCGGACAGCCCTGGAAAACAGCGGAGAAGGTGCGGTTTATAGTTGACAACATGTATACTGCTAAACCTGATGGCCTGATCGGCAATGAGGATGTGGGGCAGATGTCAGCCTGGTATATTTTTTCGTCACTTGGCTTCTACCCAGTAAATCCTGCCAATGGAGCTTATGTGTTTGGAAGTCCGGCAGTAAAACAGGCTACTTTAACATTGCCTAACGGGAAAATACTCGAGATAGAAGCCCTGAATAATAGCTCGGAGAATAAGTACATTCAAAGTATAACCCTCAACGGAAAACTCTACACAAAGTCATACATCCTACACAAGGATTTGATGCTGGGTGGCAAGCTGGTTTTTGAGATGGGAAACCTTCCAAGTTCAATCTGGGGAACAGCCAAAGAGGACAGGTCGAAATCAATTGTTGAGTAA
- a CDS encoding DUF2975 domain-containing protein, whose product MKNVRIIASILFLISRAVAVVYFVTALYATLVLAANEVFSGISWVETTAQGRFTIMYPFTKTPFLLGEYTFEFILMMMLGVVGYGTFAWLLSEVFKIFKQEKLFTQNGVQTLTIFYMANFIVPTVVLLISLFFEEYIQYLIVFTLLHGVIGIFAYFMASIFNQGVLLQNDQDLTI is encoded by the coding sequence ATGAAGAACGTAAGAATTATCGCCAGCATCCTTTTTTTAATCAGCAGAGCAGTAGCTGTGGTTTATTTTGTTACAGCACTTTATGCCACACTTGTACTGGCAGCAAACGAAGTTTTTTCCGGCATAAGCTGGGTCGAAACAACTGCGCAGGGGCGGTTTACTATTATGTATCCATTTACGAAGACGCCCTTCCTTCTTGGGGAATATACTTTTGAGTTTATACTGATGATGATGCTGGGCGTTGTTGGGTATGGCACGTTTGCCTGGCTGCTAAGTGAAGTGTTTAAAATATTTAAACAGGAAAAGCTCTTTACGCAGAATGGCGTGCAAACGCTTACCATTTTCTACATGGCCAATTTCATAGTACCAACAGTTGTGCTGCTTATTAGTCTTTTCTTCGAAGAATACATCCAGTACCTGATCGTCTTTACGCTGCTGCATGGTGTGATAGGCATTTTTGCTTATTTCATGGCCAGCATTTTTAATCAGGGGGTTTTACTACAAAACGACCAGGACCTTACAATTTAG
- a CDS encoding helix-turn-helix domain-containing protein has translation MPIIINLDVMLAKRKMKSNELAEIIGLTTANLSILKTGKAKAIKLNTLESICRALDCQPGDILEYRE, from the coding sequence ATGCCCATTATTATAAACCTCGACGTGATGCTTGCAAAACGGAAAATGAAGTCGAATGAGCTGGCCGAGATTATTGGTCTGACTACTGCTAACTTATCTATACTTAAAACAGGAAAAGCCAAAGCAATTAAGCTTAATACACTGGAGAGTATCTGCCGGGCGTTGGATTGCCAGCCAGGAGATATTCTGGAATACCGCGAGTAA
- a CDS encoding ABC transporter ATP-binding protein, producing MMNTLSIKNIRKTYANGVTALIQVSLEITNGMFGLLGPNGAGKSTLMRTIAALQEPDTGSITFNGVDILQEPDYMRKSLGYLPQEFGVYPNVSAYHLLDHIAVLKGILNYSDRSKQIKELLHQTNLWQHKDKAVSSFSGGMRQRFGIAQALLGNPKVIIADEPTAGLDPEERNRFHNLLLEIGEQVIVILSTHIVEDVRDLCPQMAIISEGSVLAQGSPDIFIQELQGKVWAKTLNITELAEQAHLNIISKRFYAGKTKIHALSDGKPGDGFELVTPDLEDVYFSTLFSAFTPNLKTAELC from the coding sequence ATGATGAACACGCTAAGTATTAAGAATATCCGAAAAACATACGCTAACGGAGTCACAGCCCTTATCCAGGTATCGCTGGAAATAACCAACGGGATGTTTGGTTTGCTAGGGCCGAACGGGGCCGGTAAATCTACACTTATGCGTACCATTGCTGCCCTGCAGGAACCTGATACCGGAAGTATAACCTTTAACGGAGTTGATATACTTCAGGAACCTGACTACATGCGAAAGAGCTTAGGGTACCTTCCTCAGGAGTTTGGGGTTTATCCTAATGTATCAGCCTATCATTTACTTGATCACATTGCCGTTTTAAAAGGAATCCTGAACTATAGTGACCGAAGCAAGCAAATTAAAGAGCTGTTACACCAGACAAACCTGTGGCAGCACAAAGACAAAGCTGTAAGCTCTTTTTCTGGTGGAATGCGCCAACGCTTCGGTATTGCGCAGGCGCTGTTAGGAAATCCCAAAGTAATTATTGCGGATGAACCTACTGCCGGCCTAGATCCTGAGGAACGCAATCGCTTCCATAATCTACTGCTGGAAATTGGGGAGCAGGTAATAGTTATACTTTCAACCCATATTGTGGAAGACGTTCGGGATCTATGCCCGCAGATGGCGATTATCAGCGAGGGGAGCGTACTGGCGCAAGGCTCACCGGATATATTCATACAGGAGTTGCAGGGTAAAGTATGGGCTAAAACCTTAAACATAACTGAACTGGCAGAACAGGCCCATTTAAACATTATATCAAAGCGTTTTTATGCGGGCAAAACTAAAATACATGCACTGTCTGATGGAAAGCCTGGTGATGGTTTTGAACTGGTAACTCCGGATCTGGAAGATGTCTACTTCAGCACTTTATTTTCTGCATTTACTCCTAACCTTAAAACCGCGGAACTATGCTGA
- a CDS encoding M1 family aminopeptidase yields the protein MLMYLTRFELLYQLRKPLTYVALLSFLLFGFMMGSVRHLPYPDVYRNAPYSITYMVGILTLGIIFPVTVTVAQSFLKDREFKFEGILYATPIGKSSYLSSQFIALFGTSLFILCVGALGILIGAYMPWLPAAERGSFTAIHYVWPVLVLAIPNIILCIAFTASIAWLSKSSLGVYTAGLLLYILYITGSIFSNSPLMAGASPASPEAMALMAKLDPFGLAAFFEQTRYWTIENRNANLLKLSGNFMINRILWLGVSIVIVALSYRIFSFRSIKTSAPKKGSKLKAVEELPATYKPINVELKSSIHILKSSWSLTRIDLSQVVRGIPFVLILLMVTGLLIIETANKIDGGTRFAAHFAHSSLMATAIFETVPFMGTLILLFYSSELLWKSKSVNFLAIVSSTPVSNVALYLSKLITLGLIVFGLVLWSVVVAVAVQFYYQYTIIEWQVYTSLLYYIGLPLVLLTILLLFVQNLFANKYLALLASAIVVLLLNSKLGVALGIKHPLLRFANTLEVPLFQMNGFDNYGMAFRWQMFHEISVAVILLIITVMLWNRNQVATLIRRTRGVRFNPAATVLIGFAAVLLLSSSVFIYRQVAADPESINQKEKFDWRYAYELKYKTYESLPQPSITHVTTTIDLYPGEHRYEVKGKYKAVNREAVSIDSLLISVDQNIELTSLKIENASLVREDKAFGHNIYYLRKPLVPQDSITIAFSFTAAWSPLQQHVPTNAILSNGSFMRISRYFPVLGYQPENEIDNVKERLERGLPEQEPLRHALADALDDYQFIILDAVVSTDEDQTPLGVGELVGSWKKQGRNYARFKTDRPIPFRFAVASAKYKVKKDSFQDIAIEVYYDARHYQNVDRLIENAKATLAYGHNNFGPFPHKSIRFAEISSYATGFAATAYPTIIFSKEDQGFQADLRKGDEQDITNQLAGHELAHLWWGSAQVNPDIREGHSLMTETLAQYTELMLYRRAHGFTKSLELLKVHLDLYLSSRGYDPEMPLYKVDFESPHIVYNKGMVVMHQLEQLIGETKVNEALKAFYCKYKFPNPAPRSTDLLNCFYAVAPASAHAKIDELFKQIITYDAKVEGVSIRKQPDGTYETIFTASIQKYSTTEKGKKYTIAPDPFLEVGVMTSKGNQVVKRFRVQNSRITGTFLTSKKPQLLVLDPLLKNMEVFPKDNEKVIP from the coding sequence ATGCTGATGTACTTAACCAGGTTTGAGCTACTGTACCAACTGCGCAAGCCCTTAACCTATGTGGCGTTGCTAAGCTTTTTGCTCTTCGGCTTTATGATGGGGAGTGTGCGCCATTTACCTTATCCGGATGTGTACCGCAATGCTCCATACAGCATTACCTACATGGTTGGCATTCTGACTTTAGGTATAATTTTCCCGGTAACAGTAACAGTAGCTCAGTCATTCCTGAAAGACAGGGAGTTTAAGTTTGAGGGAATCTTATATGCAACACCTATAGGCAAAAGCAGTTACCTGTCTAGTCAGTTTATAGCCTTATTTGGTACATCATTATTTATACTTTGTGTTGGCGCTTTGGGGATCCTGATTGGGGCTTACATGCCATGGTTGCCTGCCGCAGAGCGTGGGTCGTTTACAGCAATCCATTACGTATGGCCTGTACTTGTTCTTGCCATTCCGAACATCATTTTATGCATAGCTTTTACAGCCAGCATTGCATGGTTAAGCAAAAGTTCATTGGGTGTGTACACTGCTGGCTTATTGTTATACATCTTATACATTACAGGCTCCATTTTCTCTAACTCGCCCCTTATGGCTGGTGCTTCTCCTGCATCTCCTGAAGCAATGGCTCTGATGGCAAAATTAGATCCCTTCGGACTAGCCGCCTTTTTCGAACAAACCCGTTACTGGACAATAGAAAACCGCAATGCTAACCTTTTAAAGTTGAGTGGTAATTTCATGATCAATAGGATTCTATGGCTGGGAGTTTCTATAGTTATAGTTGCTTTATCTTATAGAATATTCTCCTTCAGAAGTATAAAAACTTCTGCGCCCAAGAAAGGAAGTAAACTAAAAGCTGTCGAAGAGTTGCCTGCTACCTATAAGCCTATCAATGTTGAGTTAAAATCATCAATTCATATCCTAAAAAGTAGCTGGAGCCTGACAAGAATTGATCTGAGCCAGGTGGTGAGGGGAATACCATTTGTACTAATTCTTCTGATGGTAACAGGGCTTTTGATAATTGAAACGGCTAACAAAATAGACGGTGGGACGCGCTTTGCTGCACACTTTGCACATTCCAGTTTAATGGCAACAGCCATTTTCGAAACGGTGCCTTTCATGGGTACTCTTATACTTCTGTTTTATAGCAGCGAATTGCTGTGGAAGAGCAAGAGCGTTAATTTTCTTGCTATAGTTAGTTCTACTCCGGTTTCCAATGTTGCCCTTTATCTTTCAAAACTGATAACTCTTGGTCTGATCGTTTTTGGGTTAGTGTTATGGAGTGTGGTGGTAGCAGTGGCGGTGCAGTTTTACTACCAGTATACGATTATAGAATGGCAGGTGTATACTTCGCTGTTATACTACATTGGGTTGCCCTTAGTGCTTTTAACCATCCTGTTGCTGTTTGTGCAGAACCTGTTTGCAAACAAGTACCTGGCATTGTTAGCCAGTGCTATAGTTGTTTTGCTTCTTAACAGTAAGTTAGGAGTGGCTCTAGGAATCAAACACCCGTTGCTCCGTTTTGCCAATACCCTGGAAGTACCCTTGTTTCAGATGAACGGCTTTGACAACTATGGTATGGCCTTCCGTTGGCAGATGTTTCATGAAATTTCGGTAGCTGTTATACTTCTGATTATTACCGTAATGCTATGGAACAGAAATCAGGTAGCAACTCTTATTCGCCGCACGCGTGGTGTAAGGTTTAATCCGGCTGCTACTGTATTAATTGGATTTGCTGCAGTACTGTTGCTTTCTAGTTCTGTTTTTATTTACCGGCAGGTAGCTGCCGATCCAGAAAGTATAAACCAAAAGGAAAAGTTTGACTGGCGGTACGCATATGAGCTGAAGTATAAAACGTATGAAAGCCTTCCGCAGCCATCCATCACCCATGTCACCACCACCATCGATTTATATCCGGGTGAGCATCGTTACGAAGTAAAAGGGAAGTATAAAGCAGTCAACAGGGAAGCAGTAAGTATAGATAGCCTGTTGATTTCTGTTGACCAAAATATTGAGCTTACTTCCCTGAAAATTGAAAATGCCAGCCTGGTTAGGGAAGACAAAGCGTTCGGACATAACATTTACTATTTGCGAAAACCACTGGTGCCGCAGGACAGCATCACGATAGCGTTTAGCTTTACAGCTGCCTGGTCACCTTTACAGCAGCACGTGCCTACCAATGCTATTCTATCTAATGGGTCATTTATGAGGATCAGCAGGTATTTCCCTGTTTTGGGCTATCAACCAGAAAATGAAATAGACAACGTGAAGGAAAGGCTGGAGCGGGGACTACCTGAACAGGAACCTTTAAGGCACGCACTTGCTGATGCGCTTGATGATTACCAGTTTATTATACTGGATGCTGTGGTATCGACAGACGAAGACCAAACTCCCTTAGGAGTCGGTGAACTAGTAGGAAGCTGGAAGAAGCAAGGTAGAAACTATGCACGTTTTAAAACTGATCGCCCGATACCTTTTCGTTTTGCAGTAGCCTCTGCCAAGTACAAAGTGAAAAAAGATAGCTTTCAGGACATTGCTATAGAAGTGTATTATGACGCCCGGCACTACCAGAATGTAGATAGGCTGATTGAAAATGCGAAAGCAACCTTAGCATACGGGCATAATAATTTCGGACCCTTTCCCCATAAAAGCATACGGTTTGCTGAAATTTCATCTTATGCTACAGGCTTTGCCGCTACAGCTTATCCTACCATTATTTTTTCCAAAGAAGACCAAGGCTTTCAGGCAGATTTGCGCAAAGGAGATGAACAGGATATAACCAACCAGTTGGCAGGCCATGAACTGGCGCATTTGTGGTGGGGGAGTGCACAAGTTAACCCCGACATTCGGGAAGGCCACAGCTTGATGACAGAGACGTTGGCACAGTACACAGAACTCATGCTCTACCGCAGAGCACACGGCTTTACAAAAAGTCTGGAGCTTTTAAAAGTGCACCTGGACTTATACTTAAGCAGTAGGGGCTACGACCCGGAGATGCCTCTTTACAAGGTTGATTTTGAGAGTCCGCATATAGTCTACAACAAAGGTATGGTAGTGATGCACCAACTGGAGCAGCTGATAGGCGAGACCAAGGTGAATGAGGCCTTGAAAGCCTTTTACTGCAAGTATAAATTTCCGAATCCGGCTCCAAGATCTACTGATCTGTTAAACTGTTTTTATGCTGTAGCTCCTGCTAGTGCACATGCCAAAATAGATGAACTGTTCAAGCAAATTATCACTTATGACGCCAAAGTTGAAGGTGTAAGTATCAGAAAGCAACCGGATGGCACTTATGAAACAATCTTTACGGCAAGCATTCAAAAGTATAGCACAACAGAGAAAGGGAAAAAGTATACGATAGCTCCTGATCCATTTCTGGAAGTTGGCGTGATGACCTCAAAAGGCAATCAGGTTGTAAAGCGGTTCCGGGTGCAAAACAGCAGGATTACAGGTACTTTTTTAACCTCTAAAAAGCCACAACTCCTGGTACTTGATCCACTACTGAAAAACATGGAAGTATTTCCAAAAGATAATGAAAAGGTAATTCCTTAA
- a CDS encoding WD40 repeat domain-containing protein has translation MKKSSFKVFVSRKHLLILFALLLGSNILFSCNAQSPETKGKMATLYQAYQMHKASIWDVKFSPDSKYLASASIDSTAKIFLVENGQVVQNLKHPIGVTSIAFSPDGAYVVTSCYDAIIRLWRVADGALVRTYLGHENTVWDVTFSPDGSMLASCGEDKKIRLWNVESGALIKAFEGHTLNIWSVAFSPDGHTLASGSFDATVKVWDVQTGKSLTTLSDHKQAIISVAFSPDGTKLASGSDDKSVKIWSTYDWRLQQGLTGGAECVYSVAFSPDGKYLLSGSRDKGPIGELIQNVFGHSEVNKETTVRLWDIENGRLLDAYSENANEVNAVAFSNDGKWMASGSQDKKVVVWRFLK, from the coding sequence ATGAAAAAATCATCTTTTAAGGTATTTGTAAGCAGAAAGCATTTGCTTATACTTTTTGCGCTGCTTCTTGGCTCCAATATACTCTTCTCCTGTAATGCCCAATCCCCTGAAACTAAAGGAAAAATGGCTACGCTGTATCAGGCCTATCAGATGCATAAGGCAAGTATATGGGATGTAAAATTTAGTCCTGACAGTAAATACCTGGCCAGCGCAAGTATAGATAGCACAGCTAAGATTTTTCTGGTGGAGAATGGCCAGGTTGTGCAGAATTTAAAGCACCCTATAGGCGTTACATCCATTGCTTTTAGTCCCGATGGAGCCTATGTAGTGACCAGTTGCTACGACGCTATAATCAGGCTATGGCGGGTTGCAGACGGGGCGCTCGTCAGAACTTATTTAGGACACGAAAATACGGTTTGGGACGTAACTTTTAGCCCGGATGGAAGCATGTTAGCAAGTTGCGGAGAAGATAAAAAAATTAGGTTGTGGAATGTTGAAAGCGGTGCATTGATAAAGGCATTTGAAGGACATACCTTAAATATTTGGTCTGTGGCTTTTAGTCCGGATGGGCATACTTTGGCAAGCGGCAGCTTTGATGCAACTGTAAAGGTTTGGGATGTACAAACTGGTAAATCATTAACTACACTATCTGACCATAAACAAGCCATCATCTCAGTTGCTTTTAGTCCTGATGGTACAAAGCTGGCTAGTGGCAGCGATGATAAATCCGTGAAAATCTGGAGTACTTATGACTGGCGTTTACAACAGGGTTTAACAGGAGGAGCTGAGTGTGTCTATTCCGTCGCTTTTAGCCCCGACGGAAAATATTTACTGAGTGGCAGCCGGGACAAAGGACCTATTGGTGAGCTTATACAAAATGTCTTTGGCCATTCAGAAGTGAACAAGGAAACAACTGTCCGGCTCTGGGACATAGAAAATGGAAGGCTTTTAGATGCGTATTCTGAGAATGCAAACGAAGTGAATGCGGTTGCTTTTAGCAATGATGGAAAATGGATGGCAAGTGGAAGCCAAGACAAAAAAGTCGTGGTTTGGCGGTTTTTAAAGTAG